In one Amaranthus tricolor cultivar Red isolate AtriRed21 chromosome 8, ASM2621246v1, whole genome shotgun sequence genomic region, the following are encoded:
- the LOC130820271 gene encoding peroxidase 64-like: MEIIAAIFSLLIFSAICHSDALSSNYYDKTCPSLESIVSSTVKEAFKTDKTVPAAVLRLHFHDCFIRGCDASVLLDKDGNNKVEKSGPPNLSLHAFFVIDAAKKAVEEACPGVVSCADILALAARDAVGVAGGPTWNVPKGRKDGRTSLASETIQLPAPTFNFSQLQQSFAQRGLNLGDLVALSGGHSLGFSHCSSFKNRLNNFDATHNIDPSINPSFAASLKRVCPAHNQVKNAGSNMDPSPSMFDNTYYKLILQGKSLFSSDQALLAAPSTKKLVYQFASSKQAFYEAFAKSMIKMSSITGGQEVRKNCRRVN, from the exons ATGGAAATAATTGCAGCAATCTTCAGCCTCCTCATCTTTTCGGCAATTTGCCACAGTGATGCTTTGAGCTCGAATTACTACGATAAAACGTGCCCTTCACTGGAAAGTATTGTCTCGAGTACTGTTAAAGAAGCATTCAAGACAGATAAAACAGTACCAGCTGCTGTCCTTCGCTTGCACTTCCATGACTGCTTCATAAGG GGATGTGATGCTTCTGTGCTTCTAGACAAAGATGGGAATAACAAAGTAGAGAAATCCGGCCCTCCAAACCTTTCACTGCATGCTTTTTTCGTCATAGATGCTGCCAAGAAGGCTGTGGAAGAAGCATGTCCTGGAGTTGTCTCGTGTGCTGACATATTGGCTTTAGCCGCGAGGGATGCAGTAGGAGTT GCTGGTGGGCCCACTTGGAATGTGCCTAAAGGAAGGAAAGATGGGAGAACATCACTTGCCAGTGAAACAATACAGCTTCCAGCACCCACATTCAACTTTTCTCAGCTCCAGCAAAGTTTCGCTCAGAGAGGCCTAAACCTTGGAGATCTCGTGGCCCTTTCAG GTGGACACAGTCTCGGTTTTTCTCACTGTTCATCCTTCAAAAACCGATTGAACAACTTTGATGCAACTCACAACATTGACCCTTCAATCAATCCTTCATTTGCTGCCAGCTTAAAAAGAGTATGTCCAGCACACAATCAAGTAAAAAATGCTGGTTCCAACATGGATCCTTCCCCATCAATGTTTGATAATACATATTACAAGCTAATTCTTCAAGGCAAGAGCCTCTTCTCATCAGACCAAGCCTTGCTCGCAGCTCCAAGCACCAAAAAATTGGTTTACCAATTTGCCAGTTCTAAGCAAGCTTTCTATGAAGCATTTGCTAAGTCTATGATCAAGATGAGCAGCATTACAGGAGGACAAGAAGTGCGAAAGAATTGCAGAAGGGTCAATTAA